TCAAAGGTGTTTTTTCCGGAACCTTAAGTTATGTTTTCAATAATTTCTCCCTTCGAAATGACAAATATTCTGTTGTCATCCGAGAAGCGATGGAGAAAGGTTTTACAGAACCAGACCCACGCGAAGATCTATCCGGAAATGATGTTGCGAGAAAACTTCTTATTTTAGCAAGAGAATTAGATTTGATTAATGAGTTTCAGGATATTAATATTCAAAATCTTGTTCCAGAAAATCTTTTAGACATTGATAAAAATGAATTCATTTCCAGATTGGAAGAATTAGATTCAGAATATCAAAGCGTCAAAGAAAACCAAAAGCCTGACCACGTTCTACGTTACGTCGGCGATTTGCACGGCAATCTTCAGGAAGAAAAAGGAGAACTGGACGTGAAACTAATCTCCGTTCCAGCAAATTCCGCACTCGGACAATTGAAAGGTTCAGATTCAATCTTCGAAATCTACACAGAAAGTTACGGCGAAAATCCAATCGTCATTATGGGCGCAGGAGCTGGAGCCAAAGTAACTGCCCGAGGCGTTTTTGGAGATATTTTAAGATTGAGCGAAACAAAATAATCAACGAATCCGAAGGATTCAATATCAGTAGCCGTAGGTGAAACCTATGGAACGAGACAAAAACAACAACAAACAACCGTAAATAAAACCTACGGAAAATATAGAAATGGAAAATCAAAATTTCGAAACATTAGCCATCAGAACCCAAACCGAAAGAACTCAGTTTGACGAGCATTCCACGCCTTTATACCTCACTTCGAGCTTTGTTTTCGAAGATGCAGAAGATATGCGCGCAAGCTTTGCGGAGGAAAAAGACAAGAATCTTTACAGCCGTTTCAGCAACCCGAACGTCACAGAATTCGTGGATAAAATCGTGAAAATGGAAGGCGCAGAATCCGGTTACGCTTTTGCGACGGGAATGGCCGCAATTTATTCCACATTTGCAGCTTTGCTTGACGCTGGCGACCACATCGTTAGCTGTCAGTCGGTTTTCGGTTCTACGCACACCTTATTCACAAAATATTTTCCAAAATGGAATATCGAAACCACTTACTTCAAAGCAGAAGACGCTGAGAATGTTGAAAAATACATCAAACCGAATACAAAAATCCTGTACTTGGAAACCCCGACAAATCCGGCAATCGAAATATTAGATTTAGACTACTTCGGACAAATTGCCAAAAAACACAATCTGATTTTGGTTGTAGACAACTGTTTCGCAACACCTTACTTGCAACAGCCGATTAAATACGGCGCAGATATTGTCGTACATTCCGCAACGAAACTCATTGATGGCCAGGGTCGTGTGCTCGGTGGCGTTGCCGTTGGAAAAGCCGATTTGATTCGTGAGATTTACCTTTTCGCAAGAAACACAGGTCCAGCGATGTCGCCATTCAACGCCTGGGTGTTGAGCAAGAGTCTGGAAACTTTGGCGATTCGTGTCGAGAAACATTGCGAAAATGCGCTTAAAGTAGCCGAGTTTCTGGAAAACCACCCGAATGTAGAATTGGTAAAATATCCTTTCCTAAAATCTCATCCAAGCTACGAAATCGCCAAAAAACAAATGAAATTAGGTGGAAATATCGTCGCTTTTGAAGTCAAAAACGGCATCGAAGGCGGACGCAATTTTCTCAACCGAATCAAAATGTGTTCCCTTTCCGCAAACCTCGGCGATACGCGGACAATTGTCACGCATCCCGCTTCTACAACACATTCCAAGCTTTCCGATGACGAACGAAACGAGGTTGGAATCACCGCAGGATTGGTGCGTTGCTCGGTAGGATTGGAAAATGTAGATGACATTATCAACGATTTGAAACAAGCTTTGGATTAATTCAATGATGAAAAAATAAAAAGAATGAAAAATTTAGAACAATTATATAAAGCACTTTCCGAAAGAATATTAATTCTCGACGGCGCAATGGGAACAATGCTTCAGCGTTACAAATTCGAGGAAGAAGATTACCGTGGCGAGCGTTTCAAAGATTGGGAACACCCTGTAAAAGGAAACAACGATTTGTTGTCGCTTACCCAACCAGAAGCCATTGCCGAAGTTCACAGAAAATATCTGGAAGCTGGAGCAGACATTTTAGAAACTAATACTTTTTCTGGAACTACCATTGCAATGGCAGATTATTTTATGGAAGATTTAGTTTATGAATTGAACTACGAATCTGCAAAAATAGCCAGAAAAGTCTGCGATGATTTCACTGCTCAGAATCCTAACAAACCAAGATTTGTTGCCGGTTCAATCGGACCAACCAACAGAACTGCGAGTTTAAGTCCAGATGTGAATGACCCAGGTTACAGAGCTATTACTTTTGAAGAATTGCGCTTAGCTTATAAACAACAATGTGAAGCTTTGCTAGACGGCGGTTCAGACATTCTTTTGGTAGAAACTATTTTCGACACTTTGAATGCAAAAGCGGCGCTTTTTGCCATTGACGAAATTCAGGAAGAAAGAGGAATCGAGATTCCAATTATGGTTTCCGGAACCATTACAGATGCTTCTGGAAGAACATTGAGCGGACAAACTGCGGAAGCATTTTTGATTTCTGTTTCTCATCTTAATTTGTTGAGCGTTGGATTCAACTGTGCTTTGGGTGCAAAACAATTGACACCTTATTTGGAAGCAATTTCGTCTCAATCAGACTTCGGAATTTCCGCTTACCCAAATGCTGGTTTACCCAATGCTTTTGGACAATACGACGAAACGGCTGAGCAAATGGCAGAGCAAGTGAAAGAATATTTGGAAAAAAGTCTCATCAATATTATTGGTGGTTGTTGTGGAACAACGCCAGAACATATCAAAGCAATTGCTGATTTGGCAAATAACTACGAACCTAGAAAAATTGGTCAATTTAAAAATGCATCGATTTAACAGTTATTGAAATTGTTAGATTGATGTATTTTCATTTTGATACATTATAATTATGAAATACTTGAAATTATCAGGTCTAGAACCTTTAATCATAACGCCCGAATCCAACTTTATCAATGTTGGAGAGAGAACCAATGTTGCTGGTTCCAAAAAATTTCTTCGATTAATCAAAGAAGAAAAATATTCTGAAGCACTCGATATTGCCAGAAATCAGGTTGAAGGCGGTGCTCAGATTCTTGACGTCAATATGGACGACGGACTTTTGGACGGAAAATATGCAATGGTAAAATTCCTTAATTTGATTGCTTCAGAACCTGATATTGCCAGAATTCCAATTATGATAGATTCATCAAAATGGGAAATATTGGAAGCTGGTTTGCAAGTCGTTCAAGGAAAACCTGTTGTTAATTCCATCAGTTTAAAAGAAGGCGAAGAAGAGTTCATCAATCACGCAAAAGTCATCAAAAGATATGGCGCAGCGGCAATTATTATGGCTTTTGATGAAGTTGGGCAGGCTGATAATTATGAAAGAAGACTTGAGATTTGCCAGCGTAGTTATGATATTCTGGTTAACCAAGTCGGTTTTCCTTCAGAAGATATTATTTTCGATTTGAATATTTTTCCTGTTGCGACAGGTATGGATGAACACCGCAAAAATGCCATCGATTTTATCGAAGCGACTCGCTGGGTTCGTACCAATCTTCCAAACGCTTCCGTGAGTGGAGGTGTTTCCAATGTTTCTTTTTCGTTCCGTGGAAATGATTCGGTGAGAGAAGCGATGCATTCCGTTTTCCTTTATCACGCGATAAAAGCCGGAATGAATATGGGAATCGTAAACCCGACAATGTTGGAAGTTTATGACGAGATTCCGAAAGATTTGTTGGAATTGGTAGAAGATGTGATGCTCGACAGAAAAGATGATGCAACAGAGAAATTGCTGGATTATTCTGAAAGAGTAAAATCGACCAAAAAAGAAAAAGTTGAAGATTTGTCTTGGCGAGAAATGCCTTTGCAAGACAGGATTACACATTCTTTAGTCAAAGGAATCGACCGTTTTATCGAGGAAGATACAGAAGAGGCAAGATTGGCATCTGAAAAACCACTTCACGTTATAGAAATTAATCTAATGACAGGAATGGGTGTTGTCGGCGACCTTTTCGGAAGCGGAAAAATGTTTTTGCCTCAAGTTGTAAAATCTGCGAGAGTAATGAAAAGAGCTGTTGCATATCTTCAGCCTTTCATCGAAGCAGAGAAAGACCAAACTCAAAAATCCAATGGGAAAATCCTGATGGCAACGGTAAAAGGCGATGTTCACGATATTGGAAAAAATATTGTCAGCGTAGTTTTGGGTTGTAATAATTATGAGATTGTGGATTTAGGCGTGATGGTTCCTGCTGAGAAAATTATTCAGACTGCGATTGATGAAAAAGTGGATGTGATTGGATTAAGCGGATTGATTACACCAAGTCTGGATGAGATGGTTCATTTAGCTTCTGAACTGGAAAGAAGAAATCTTGATTTCCCCTTATTAATTGGTGGTGCAACAACTTCTAAAGCACATACTGCTGTGAAGATTGCGCCGAAATATACAAATACCGTAGTTCACGTAAATGATGCTTCCAGAGCGGTTGGTGTTGTAAGTTCTCTTTTGAATAAAGAAAAATCCAGCGTTTATTCTTTGGAATTGAAAAAAGATTATGACGAATTCCGTGAGAAATTCCTAAATCGCCAAGTTGACAAAGAATATGTTCCGATTGCAGAAGCTCGTGAAAAGAAATTCAAAATCGATTGGGAAAATGAAAATATTCCGACTCCTAAAAAATTAGGAATTACAATTATTGAAGACCAAAATTTGGATGAATTAGTTGATTTTATTGACTGGTCGCCGTTTTTCAGAAGCTGGCAATTGTTTGGAAAATTCCCAGAAATTCTGACTGATAATGTTGTTGGAGAACAGGCAACGATTTTGTTCAATGAAGCACAGACAATGCTCAAGAAAATTCTTAAAGAAAAGAGTTTTGGAGCAAAAGGAATTTTCGGAATTTTTCCAGCGAATGCAAATGAACAGGACGATATTTTGGTTTATGATGACAATCAGAATGTGATTTCGACTTTTAGAACCCTTCGTCAACAACATAAAAAATCAGAAGGAAAAGAATATTTTGCTTTAAGTGATTTTATTGCGCCTGAAAATTCTGGAAAACAGGATTATTTTGGTGTTTTCTGTGTTTGTACAGGTTTTGGAGCCGATGAATTGGCAAAAGAGTACGAAGAACAAAACGACGATTACAACGCCATTATGGTAAAAGCCTTGGCAGACCGTTTTGCAGAAGCCTTCGCAGAATATCTTCATAAAAAAGTCCGAACCGAATATTGGGGCTATTCTGAAAATGAAACTCTGGATAACGAGGAATTAATCAAAGAAAAATATTTGGGAATTCGTCCTGCTCCAGGTTATCCGGCTTGTCCTGACCATTTGGAAAAACTGACCATTTGGGGTTTATTAAAAGTCGAAGAAAATATTGGAGTGACTTTGACTGAAAGTTTGGCAATGTGGCCAACAGCGGCGGTTTCTGGTTATTATTTTGGAAATGAAAAATCAAAATATTTTGGGGTTGGAAAAATCGATGAAGACCAATTGAAAGATTTCGCTGAAAGAAAAAATGTTGAATTGGATTATGCCAGAAAATGGCTTGCTCCGAATTTGGCGGATTAATATTATTTAAAATTATTGAATGAAAATTACTGACCATATAAAAAACGCCAACGGCAAAACGCTTTTCTCATTTGAGATTGTTCCTCCGCAAAAAGGCGTTGGAATTGCTGATTTATATAAAAATATAGACCCGCTGATGGAGTTCAAACCGCCATTTATAGACGTTACCACTTCTCGGGAAGAATATATTTTTCTGGAAAGAGGAAACGGTTTGATGGAGCGAAAAATCACAAGAATGCGTCCTGGAACTTTAGGAATTTGTTCGGCAATTCAGAATAAATATAATGTTGATACCGTTCCGCACGTTCTTTGTGGCGGATTTACCAAAGAAGAAACCGAATATCTTTTGGTGGATTGTATGTATTTGGGAATTAATAACATTGTTGCTTTACGAGGTGATGCGATGAAAGGAGAAAAATATTTTGAACCTTCTGTTGGAGGACACAAATATGCTTCGGATTTAGTGAAGCAGATTCATGATTTGGGAATTGGGGAATATCTTCACGGTAAAATAGAATCGGACGTTGATAATAGTTTCTGCATTGGTGTTGCGGGTTATCCTGAAAAGCATATTGAGGCACCATCTATGAATTATGATCTTCAGATGTTGAAGAAAAAAGTAGAAGCTGGAGCAGATTATATTGTCACTCAAATGTTTTTTGATAATCAAAAATTCTTTGAATTCGTAAAACAAGCCAGAGAAATTGGTATTGATGTTCCGATTATCCCGGGAATCAAACCAATTGCTACCAAAACGCATTTGCAAATGTTGCCTCAGGTTTTCAAAATCGATTTACCGGAAGCTTTGATTAACGAAGTTTTAAAATGTAAAACCAACAACGACGTTCGCGAAGTCGGAATAGAATGGGCAATTAACCAGAGTAAGGAATTGTTGGATTTTGGAATTCCTGTTCTACACTTTTACTCGATGGGGAAAAGCGATAATATTCTGAAGATAGGAAGAGAGATTTTTTAAATAAAAAGAGATGCAATTGCATCTCTTTTTTTAATTTTACGATTCAAGATTATATATGAAGTTAACAGGTCCATTCAAGCAAATCATTACACTCAATAATCTTCCACTGAAGGGAAAATTACAAGACGAATCTTTAGAAATAATTCCCAATGGCGGAATTTTAACAGAAAATGGAAAAATTTTAGACGTCAACAATTTCGATTCTTTAAAACAAAAATTTCCAAATTCTGAAATTGATTTGATTGAAAGTGAGCAAATTGCACTTCCGGCTTTTGTGGATGCGCATACACATATTTGTTTCGGAGGAAATCGAGCTAACGATTTTGCGATGAGAAATGCAGGTAAAACTTACCTCGAAATTGCCGAATCCGGCGGTGGAATTTGGAGTTCCGTTCAACATACAAGACAAGCTTCGGAAGATGATTTGGTTAATGGAATTCTTGAACGCACCAATATTTTACTAAATCAAGGCATCACAACCATCGAAATTAAAAGCGGTTACGGATTAAATGTTGATGAAGAACTAAAAATGTTACGAGCAATCAACAAAGCTCAAGGTTTAACAAAAGCTACATTAGTTCCAACTTGTTTGTCAGCTCACCTCAAGCCAAGAGATTTTGAAGGAACCTCGGAAGAATATCTAAATTATATTTTGGATGAAATTCTACCAAAAGTAAGAGAAAAAAACCTTGCTAACCGTGTTGATATTTTTATTGAAAAATCTGCATTTCAGCTAAAAGAAAGCAAAAATTTCCTTTTGAAAGCTAAAGAATTAGGCTTTCAAATTACCGTTCACGCTGACCAATTTACGGCTGGAAGTTCAAGAATTGCTGTTGAGGTTGGTGCAAAATCTGCTGACCATTTGGAAGCGACTATCGATGAAGATATTGAATTTTTGGCGAATTCAAATACTGTGGCAATTGCTTTACCAGGTGCAAGTCTAGGTTTGGGCGAACCATTTGCTCCGGCAAGAAAAATTCTTGACAAAGGTGGCATTTTAGCCATTGCAACCGACTGGAATCCTGGTTCGGCGCCAATGGGAAATCTCGTTACTCAAGCCTCGATTTTGGCGACATATCAGAAGTTGACTACAGCGGAAGTTTTAGCGGCAATAACTTTTCGAGCAGCTTATGCTTTGGATTTAGATGACAGAGGGATTTTAGCAGTAGGGAAGAAAGCAGATTTCATTACATATGAAACTGATAATTTCCAGAATATCCTTTATCATCAAGGAAGTTTGAAACCGAAAAATATTTATATCAACGGAGAAAAAATCTAAATTATGTTTGAATGGACTGGCCGTTTTGATGGCGACGAAGAATCTTATCACAGAATTTTCCAACGAGTGAAAACAGAAACGGATTATGAAACTATTAATCCCAATGATTTCGTTTTACACGGTTTTGCTGTAGATGAAGGCGTGAAGCGTAATAAAGGTAGAGTAGGAGCCCAAGAGGCACCAGATTTGATTAGAAAAAATATGTCCAATTTTCCCGTTGTTAATCCCGAATTTTCACTGAAAGATTTCGGAAATATCAAATGTGAGAATAATGACCTCGAAACAACTCAGAATTTGTTAGCTGAAAAAGTTTCGAAAGTGTTATCAAAACAAGGGAAATCTGTCGTTTTAGGAGGTGGGCACGAAGTCACTTTTGCTCATTATTCCGGAATCAGAAAAGCTTTTCCTAATCAAAAAATCGGAATCATCAACTTCGATGCTCACTTTGATAACCGCGAGCCGGAAAACGGATTGGCGAGTTCCGGAACTGGGTTTTGGCAAATTGCTCAGGAAGGCGAGATTTATTCTTTACATATTGGGATTCAGAAAAATAGCAACACTAGAAAGTTGTTTGAGATTGCGGATGATTTTGGAATGAAATATATTCTCGCTGACGAAATTTACTCCGAAAATATTCCGAATATTATGTTCACAATCAATTCTTTTTTAGAAGATGTGGACATGGTTTACGTCACGATTTGTATGGATGTTTTCAATACGTCCATTGCGCCTGGTGTTAGTGCGCCGGCTTATAACGGAATTTTTGCTGACCGTCAATTTATGCAGATTTACCATCATATTTTATCATCAAAGAAAACAAAAGCATTGGATGTGGCAGAAGTTAATCCCAATTTTGATATACAGGAAAGAACCGCAAGATTAGCTGCAAGTCTTGTGAACGAATGGTTTATGATTTAGATTATGAAGAGAGACAGTATTATTTTTGACTTAGACGGAACACTTTGGAATGCTTCAGAAACTGTTGTAAGAGCTTTTAACGACAGCATTCAGGCGATTGGATTCGATATCAATATCACTTCTCAGACTGTTAGAGATTTCTCTGGGATGAAGATGGACGATATTTTTGCGCAACATTTCAGTTTTGTTCCAAAAGAAAAGCTAAAGGAATTTGAAAAAAATTATGCAAAAAAAGAAAACCAATATCTTAAAAAATATGGTGGCGAATTGTTTCCAAAAGTCAAAGAAACACTTGAAAAATTAGCAGAAAATTATAGACTTTTCATTGTTAGCAATTGTATGAAAGGTTACATCGAGAATTTCATCGAGTTTTTTAGTTTTGAAAATTTGTTTGAAGATTTCGAATGTTTTGGCAACGACGGTTTACCAAAAGACAAGAACATCAGATTAATTGTGGAGTGAAATAATCTGCAAAATCCTGTCTATGTTGGCGATACCATTTGGGACAAAGAATCTTCTGAGAAAGCGGGTGTTGACTTTATCTATGCAGCTTACGGTTTTGGAAAAATTGAAAATCCAAAAGCTCAGATTCAAAACTTCGAAGATTTATTATTGTTAGATTGATTTGGGGCAGCTTAATCCGCCTTACGCTCCCAATCTTTTCACTTCACTTCGTTACGTAAAAAGGATTTCCGCTCAAGTCGGGCTGCGTAAGATTCTCTGTTCCAGACTTTGAACATAAAAAAGCCTTATCAAAATTTGACAGGGCTTTTTTATAAATTGTTGAAAATTATTTAAACTCAATCGGGAATTTAACCTGAGAATTATCCCAACCAGCGTACAAATCTGCTCCGGATTTTGTCTGTACAAAAGTCACAGAAAAATACTCGATTGGAGAAGCTGTTTTCTCAACCGGAACATTGAATCTCACAACATCTTTGCTTTTGTCATAGAAATAAGCGCCCCATTTATCGATTTCAGAATTTAGAACAATCGTCCATTCTTTTTCAAAAGGAATGGCAAAAATACTATAAGTTCCTGCAGGAATTTCCTTTCCTCCAATTTTCACTGGTGTATAGAATTTGATTTCAGAATTTTCATTCGCCCCGAATCTCCAGATTTCTCCGTATTTGATAAGGTTACCGAAAACAACTCTGTTTTTTTTCTGTGGACGAGAATAGACGACTTTCACTTTCGGAGTTTCCGTTTTAGATGAAGTCACTTGAAGAGGATAGTAAACTGCATCCATTGGACTCACGTCAACTGACATATAATTCAGTTTGGTTGGATCGATTTTCGCTTGTGAAAATGCACTGACTCCCACTAATAATGAAGCGACTAAAATTAATTTTTTCATTAAGATTTATTTTATTTTTAATAATTGTTCTATAGCTTTATCCAAAGTTTTCTGTTCTTTAGCAAAACAAAAACGAATCACTTTTTCATCGGTTTTGTCTTTGTAAAATGCAGAAAATGGGATAGTTGCGACTTTATATTCTTTAGTTAACCAATAGCAAAAATCCTTGTCTTGCATATCAGAAATTGCGCCAAAATTAGCAGACAAAAAATAAGTTCCTTCGCAAGCCAATAATTGGAAAGGCGTTTCTTTCAAAGCGTTTTTAAGATAATCTCTTTTTGTTTGGAAAAATGTTGAGATGGATTTGAAATCATCAATATTCTGCAAATATTTAGAAATCGCAAATTGTGCTGGCGTATTCACACAAAACACATTGAACTGATGAACTTTCCTAAACTCATTCATCAAATCCGAAGGCGCACAAACATACCCGATTTTCCAACCGGTGATATGCAGTAATTTTCCGAAAGAACCAACCACAAAAGTTCTTTCTTTCAGTTCAGGATATCTGGCTAATGTCAGATGGGGTTTTTCGTCAAAAGTGATACTTTCATAAACTTCATCACTTAGAATGATAATGTCTGTATTTTTTACAATAGCAATCAGTTCATCAATATCTTTCTGTTTAAGGATTTTTCCGGCAGGATTATTCGGGTTGTTGATGATAATCATCTTGGTTTTTTCAGAAACCAGATTTTTAACTTCATTCCAATTGATTTCATAATCCGGATAAAGCATTTTGACATTTTTTACGATTCCACCATTCAAAATAATTGTTGGTTCATAACAATCGTAAGCCGGTTCAAAAATAATGACTTCATCACCTTTTTCCACAAATGCAGAAATAATGGTGAAAATCCCTTGAGTTGCGCCAGCTGTTATATTAATTTCAGAATCCGGATGATAATCAACTTGATTTTGAAGATTGAATTTCCTTGAAATCTCTTCCCGAAGTTCTTTGATCCCAAACAAAGGTGCATATTGATTGTGACCTTTTTTTGAAAATTCACCTAGGTATTTGATTAAATTTTCATCAGGCTGATAATCTGGAAATCCCTGGGAAAGATTGACTGCGTTTTCTTGTTGTGCTAATAAGCTCATCTCTGTGAAAATCGTCGTTTTCACATCAGGAAGTTTGGAGTTTGGTAATTTGAATGCCATTCTGATTGTAAAAATAAGTAATTGTTGAATGTTTTTATCGCAAAGGCACAAGTATTTTTTCAAAAAAGGATATTTCAAGTCGCAAAGAGCAACTTTAATCTTTGCGACCTGAATAAAATTACGTTTTGGTGAACATTTTCCGACTTTGCGATAAGATTGCAATCAGTTATCATAATTCGTAAGTTTGCAAAAAAAATTTGTTGAAACGTCTTATTTCTATTGTCGGCACTACAGGAATCGGGAAAACCCGATTGGCAATCGATTTGGCTAATCATCTAGATACTGAAATTATTTCCTGTGATTCTCGCCAGTTCTACAAAGAAATGAAAATTGGAACTGCAATGCCAACCGATGAAGAATTAGCAGAAGCAAAACATCATTTTGTCGGAAATCTCAGCATTGACGATTATTATTCGATAGGACTTTTTGAAGAAGAAGCTCTTAAGAAATTAGACGAAATTTTTGCCAAGAAAGATTTCGCAATAATGGTTGGCGGCAGCGGAATGTACGAGAAAGCTGTTGTGGAGGGAATGAATGATTTGCCAGTAGCAGACGAAGAAAATCAAAAAAAACTAATTTCGATTTTTGAAAATGAAGGCATCGAAGTTCTACAAGAAACGCTGGAGAAATTAGACCCAGAATATTTTTCGGTTGTAGATAAAGATAATCCTAGAAGATTGTTTCGAGCAATTGACATCATTTGGCAAACCAATAAAACTTATACCGAAAATCTTAGTACACCAAAAACTAAAAGAAATTTTGAAACTATTAGAATTGGAATTGATGCGCCAAGAGAAGTGATTTATGAAAGAATCAATCTTCGTGTTGATAAAATGATGGAAAACGGATTGCTGCAAGAAGCAAAAAGTTTGATTGCGGATAGAGATAAAGTGGCTTTGCAAACGGTTGGTTACTCAGAATTGTTCCGATATTTTGATAGAGAATGGGATTTGGATTTTGCTGTTTCAGAGATCAAGAAAAACTCCAGACGTTATGCCAAACGCCAAACGACCTGGAATCGGAAATTGGAAAATGTAAATTGGGTCAACTATGATAATTCTCTACAAGAAGCATTATCTTTGCTGAATAAAATAGATTAATCATCACATTAATAAATCAAAACAATGTCAAATACACCTTCGAATATGCTGGCTTTAGGAACAAAAGCTCCGGACTTTAAACTTCCTAATCCGTCAAAAAATAACGAATTGCAAAGCCTTGAATCTTTGAGAGGGAAAAAAGGAACTTTGGTTGTTTTTATGTGTAACCATTGTCCGTTCGTTCTTCATATCATTGATAAATTAGAAGAATTGTATGAGGATTACAAATCTCAAGGAATTGAGTTTATAGGAATCAATTCTAATGATGTGGATCGATATCCTGCAGATTCTCCAGAGATGATGGTGGACTTTGTAGATGAAAAGAATATCAAATTTCCCTATTTATATGACGAATCTCAAGATGTCGCAAAATCTTTTGAAGCAGCTTGTACACCAGATTTTTACTTCTTTGACGAAAATCTAAATTTGATTTATCGTGGTCAAATGGATGACTCGCGTCCAGGAAATCAAAAGGAAATTACAGGCGAAGATTTGATTATCGCTTTCGAAAATCTTTTGGCAGGAGCTGAGCAGGAAGATTTCCAGAAGCCAAGTTTAGGTTGCAATATCAAATGGAAATAAAATCAAAACTCCGGAAAGTAATTTCCGGAGTTTCTTTTAATTAAAAACACTGTCAAATGACAGCTAGTTTTTTGTAATATAATTTTTCAAAAATCGTTTCTGAGATTCAAAAGCAATCTTATCCAAATCAAGTTCTGAAGCTTTTATCCAAATAGTTTCAGAGATTTCGGATTCTTCTAATTGGATTTCGAATTTTTTCTCAACTTCATACAGATAGAACAAATCCAAAGTATTGTAATCAATATTTTTATAAGGATAAATATTCGGCTGACTTCCAAGATATTTGAAGTTTTCTGGATTAATATTTAATCCTAATTCTTCATTCAGTTCTCGGGAACAGGTTACTTCAGATGTTTCTTTCGGGTCTGTAAAACCGCCGGGCAAATCCCATTTTCCTTTTCCGGGTTCTTGATTTCGAACTGTGAAAAATAATTCATCTTGATGTTTTATGATTACCGCAACAGCTGCAGCAGTATTGTGATACAAAACAAAATCACAATTGCTGCAACTAAATTTGGTAATATTATTCCATAGTAGTTTTTCCTGACCGCATTTTGGACAGAACTTTAAATTTTCCATTGGATAAATTTAAAGAAAAAACTTAAGCTATATTTCTAT
The genomic region above belongs to Epilithonimonas zeae and contains:
- a CDS encoding O-succinylhomoserine sulfhydrylase translates to MENQNFETLAIRTQTERTQFDEHSTPLYLTSSFVFEDAEDMRASFAEEKDKNLYSRFSNPNVTEFVDKIVKMEGAESGYAFATGMAAIYSTFAALLDAGDHIVSCQSVFGSTHTLFTKYFPKWNIETTYFKAEDAENVEKYIKPNTKILYLETPTNPAIEILDLDYFGQIAKKHNLILVVDNCFATPYLQQPIKYGADIVVHSATKLIDGQGRVLGGVAVGKADLIREIYLFARNTGPAMSPFNAWVLSKSLETLAIRVEKHCENALKVAEFLENHPNVELVKYPFLKSHPSYEIAKKQMKLGGNIVAFEVKNGIEGGRNFLNRIKMCSLSANLGDTRTIVTHPASTTHSKLSDDERNEVGITAGLVRCSVGLENVDDIINDLKQALD
- a CDS encoding homocysteine S-methyltransferase family protein; protein product: MKNLEQLYKALSERILILDGAMGTMLQRYKFEEEDYRGERFKDWEHPVKGNNDLLSLTQPEAIAEVHRKYLEAGADILETNTFSGTTIAMADYFMEDLVYELNYESAKIARKVCDDFTAQNPNKPRFVAGSIGPTNRTASLSPDVNDPGYRAITFEELRLAYKQQCEALLDGGSDILLVETIFDTLNAKAALFAIDEIQEERGIEIPIMVSGTITDASGRTLSGQTAEAFLISVSHLNLLSVGFNCALGAKQLTPYLEAISSQSDFGISAYPNAGLPNAFGQYDETAEQMAEQVKEYLEKSLINIIGGCCGTTPEHIKAIADLANNYEPRKIGQFKNASI
- the metH gene encoding methionine synthase; this translates as MKYLKLSGLEPLIITPESNFINVGERTNVAGSKKFLRLIKEEKYSEALDIARNQVEGGAQILDVNMDDGLLDGKYAMVKFLNLIASEPDIARIPIMIDSSKWEILEAGLQVVQGKPVVNSISLKEGEEEFINHAKVIKRYGAAAIIMAFDEVGQADNYERRLEICQRSYDILVNQVGFPSEDIIFDLNIFPVATGMDEHRKNAIDFIEATRWVRTNLPNASVSGGVSNVSFSFRGNDSVREAMHSVFLYHAIKAGMNMGIVNPTMLEVYDEIPKDLLELVEDVMLDRKDDATEKLLDYSERVKSTKKEKVEDLSWREMPLQDRITHSLVKGIDRFIEEDTEEARLASEKPLHVIEINLMTGMGVVGDLFGSGKMFLPQVVKSARVMKRAVAYLQPFIEAEKDQTQKSNGKILMATVKGDVHDIGKNIVSVVLGCNNYEIVDLGVMVPAEKIIQTAIDEKVDVIGLSGLITPSLDEMVHLASELERRNLDFPLLIGGATTSKAHTAVKIAPKYTNTVVHVNDASRAVGVVSSLLNKEKSSVYSLELKKDYDEFREKFLNRQVDKEYVPIAEAREKKFKIDWENENIPTPKKLGITIIEDQNLDELVDFIDWSPFFRSWQLFGKFPEILTDNVVGEQATILFNEAQTMLKKILKEKSFGAKGIFGIFPANANEQDDILVYDDNQNVISTFRTLRQQHKKSEGKEYFALSDFIAPENSGKQDYFGVFCVCTGFGADELAKEYEEQNDDYNAIMVKALADRFAEAFAEYLHKKVRTEYWGYSENETLDNEELIKEKYLGIRPAPGYPACPDHLEKLTIWGLLKVEENIGVTLTESLAMWPTAAVSGYYFGNEKSKYFGVGKIDEDQLKDFAERKNVELDYARKWLAPNLAD
- the metF gene encoding methylenetetrahydrofolate reductase [NAD(P)H] — encoded protein: MKITDHIKNANGKTLFSFEIVPPQKGVGIADLYKNIDPLMEFKPPFIDVTTSREEYIFLERGNGLMERKITRMRPGTLGICSAIQNKYNVDTVPHVLCGGFTKEETEYLLVDCMYLGINNIVALRGDAMKGEKYFEPSVGGHKYASDLVKQIHDLGIGEYLHGKIESDVDNSFCIGVAGYPEKHIEAPSMNYDLQMLKKKVEAGADYIVTQMFFDNQKFFEFVKQAREIGIDVPIIPGIKPIATKTHLQMLPQVFKIDLPEALINEVLKCKTNNDVREVGIEWAINQSKELLDFGIPVLHFYSMGKSDNILKIGREIF